One genomic segment of Streptomyces sp. RerS4 includes these proteins:
- a CDS encoding GntR family transcriptional regulator, with protein MTSTTTPLKIRIDDSAGAPAPYEQLRAQIADRARSGKLPAGFKLPTVRGLAQELGLAANTVAKAYRALETDGVIETRGRNGTFVAAAEGSSREAATAAQAYAERAHRLGLTEAEALGAATTALRARYGR; from the coding sequence GTGACCTCGACCACGACACCTTTGAAGATCCGGATCGACGATTCGGCCGGCGCCCCCGCCCCGTACGAGCAACTGCGCGCGCAGATCGCCGACCGCGCCCGGTCCGGCAAGCTCCCCGCGGGCTTCAAGCTGCCCACGGTACGGGGGCTGGCGCAGGAGCTGGGGCTCGCCGCGAACACGGTCGCCAAGGCCTACCGGGCGCTGGAGACCGACGGGGTGATCGAGACGCGCGGCCGCAACGGCACCTTCGTCGCGGCGGCGGAGGGTTCCTCCCGGGAGGCGGCCACCGCCGCGCAGGCGTACGCCGAACGGGCCCACCGGCTGGGCCTGACGGAGGCGGAGGCCCTGGGCGCGGCCACCACCGCGCTCCGCGCGCGCTACGGGCGGTAG
- a CDS encoding GNAT family N-acetyltransferase, which yields MTLLIRDLRPGDPSDAGAVVRVRRAALPFLVTTPAAVAHELSAAPAAKRHRLLLAETPDGVAVGTAEVGLVLDSPEPGHSYVNVYVDPAHRGLGAGGGLLRAAEEHLVAAGAVDTYAWVLDEPAHRAFAERRDYRPGRSAHFLSLDLTRVHLPALPATLPAGVELRPGSAFAADPRPLFEADAEVSADEPGDVPVELDDYEDWLAGVWRDPTLDHELTTVVLVDGAVAAFSAARTDGATRYGSAMTGTLRAFRGRGLAKLAKTDSLHRARAAGYMRAFTGNDTGNEPMLAINRGFGYEICATETRHMKTLEASR from the coding sequence ATGACCCTTCTCATCCGCGATCTGCGCCCCGGTGACCCCTCGGACGCGGGGGCCGTCGTCCGCGTGCGCCGGGCCGCGCTGCCGTTCCTCGTGACCACTCCCGCCGCGGTGGCCCACGAGCTCTCCGCCGCGCCCGCCGCCAAGCGGCACCGGCTGCTGCTCGCCGAGACCCCGGACGGCGTGGCCGTCGGCACCGCCGAGGTGGGGCTCGTCCTCGACAGCCCGGAGCCGGGCCATTCGTACGTCAACGTCTACGTCGACCCCGCGCACCGGGGGCTCGGCGCCGGGGGTGGGCTGCTGCGCGCCGCCGAGGAGCACCTGGTGGCGGCGGGCGCGGTGGACACGTACGCGTGGGTGCTGGACGAGCCGGCGCACCGGGCCTTCGCCGAGCGCCGCGACTACCGGCCCGGCCGCTCGGCGCACTTCCTGAGCCTGGACCTGACGCGGGTCCACCTGCCCGCGCTGCCCGCGACCCTGCCCGCCGGGGTCGAACTGCGCCCCGGCTCCGCCTTCGCCGCCGACCCCCGGCCGCTCTTCGAGGCCGACGCGGAGGTGTCGGCGGACGAGCCGGGGGACGTACCGGTGGAACTGGACGACTACGAGGACTGGCTGGCGGGCGTCTGGCGGGATCCGACCCTGGACCACGAGCTGACCACGGTGGTCCTCGTCGACGGGGCGGTGGCGGCGTTCTCGGCCGCGCGCACGGACGGCGCCACCCGCTACGGCTCCGCGATGACCGGCACCCTGCGCGCCTTCCGGGGCCGAGGCCTGGCCAAGCTCGCCAAGACCGACTCCCTGCACCGGGCCCGCGCGGCCGGCTACATGCGGGCCTTCACCGGCAACGACACGGGGAACGAGCCGATGCTCGCGATCAACCGGGGGTTCGGATACGAGATCTGCGCCACCGAGACGCGCCACATGAAGACCCTGGAGGCATCGCGTTGA
- a CDS encoding DUF402 domain-containing protein, which produces MSDEDWTITLTKAGRTKIRYPATRISDDGDRISLRARWAGEGVRDFGFVRFEPGDVFVEHYWRTRWYAIKEVRSGAGTLKGWYCDVTRPALVRAAEILVDDLDLDLWVSADGRDILRLDEDEFEQSGLTTTDPESAAQAQSALETLHAQAHTPRGLPALLDGGPGGME; this is translated from the coding sequence TTGAGCGACGAGGACTGGACGATCACCCTGACCAAGGCGGGCCGCACCAAGATCCGCTATCCGGCGACCCGGATCTCCGACGACGGCGACCGGATCTCGCTCCGCGCCCGCTGGGCCGGCGAGGGCGTACGGGACTTCGGCTTCGTACGGTTCGAGCCGGGCGACGTGTTCGTGGAGCACTACTGGCGCACCCGCTGGTACGCGATCAAGGAGGTACGGAGCGGCGCGGGCACCCTGAAGGGCTGGTACTGCGACGTCACGCGCCCGGCCCTGGTGCGCGCGGCGGAGATCCTGGTCGACGACCTGGACCTGGACCTGTGGGTATCGGCGGACGGCCGCGACATCCTGCGCCTGGACGAGGACGAGTTCGAGCAAAGCGGCCTGACGACGACCGACCCCGAGTCGGCAGCCCAGGCCCAAAGCGCCCTGGAAACCCTGCACGCCCAAGCCCACACCCCCCGGGGCCTACCGGCCCTCCTCGACGGCGGGCCAGGGGGGATGGAATGA
- a CDS encoding HNH endonuclease: protein MLALGENREHAGNDGYDDDPAEHYSWDSTVQNHARIAQGDVIALWDRKELIGISVIEAIDTGSTEKTLYSCPVCKKADIKRRIKERPTYRCGKCGALFYEPASRTKTVTTYRSRHGAAWVNGRGLLSGSELRALCDSPNSQLSMRSVRWDRLRDALAATGRAPDLRALGRERPLVIPGGHKVATVRVRVGQASFREQLLSEHGAECAFTGPAPAAVLEAAHLYGYAATGEHHVWGGLLLRRDLHRLFDDGRLAIDPVTGRISVDPALSPYPLYWELHDRLPTATLRAEHRGWLTSHWNQHRAKA from the coding sequence GTGCTGGCCCTGGGCGAGAACCGGGAGCACGCCGGGAACGACGGATACGACGACGACCCGGCGGAGCACTACAGCTGGGACAGCACCGTGCAGAACCACGCGCGCATCGCACAGGGCGATGTCATCGCCCTGTGGGACAGGAAAGAGCTGATCGGGATCTCCGTGATCGAGGCCATCGATACCGGCAGCACCGAGAAGACCCTGTACTCATGCCCGGTGTGCAAGAAGGCCGACATCAAGCGGCGCATAAAGGAAAGGCCCACCTATCGGTGCGGCAAGTGCGGGGCTCTCTTCTACGAACCGGCAAGCAGGACGAAGACCGTGACCACGTACCGGTCGCGCCACGGCGCGGCCTGGGTCAACGGGCGGGGGTTGTTGTCCGGGTCCGAGTTGCGGGCGCTGTGCGACTCGCCCAACTCCCAGCTCAGCATGCGTTCTGTCCGATGGGACAGGTTGCGCGACGCCCTGGCGGCCACGGGGCGGGCCCCGGATCTGCGTGCTCTTGGCCGGGAGCGCCCACTGGTGATCCCCGGTGGGCACAAGGTGGCGACGGTTCGGGTGCGGGTCGGACAGGCCTCGTTCCGCGAACAGCTCCTCAGCGAACACGGGGCGGAATGCGCGTTCACCGGTCCGGCTCCCGCGGCCGTGTTGGAGGCTGCGCACCTTTACGGGTACGCCGCCACGGGTGAGCACCACGTGTGGGGTGGTCTGCTGCTCAGGCGGGACCTCCACCGGCTCTTCGACGATGGCCGGCTGGCGATCGACCCGGTGACGGGCCGTATCAGTGTGGACCCTGCGCTGTCCCCCTACCCGCTCTACTGGGAGCTCCACGATCGACTCCCGACGGCCACGCTGCGTGCTGAGCACCGCGGATGGCTGACTTCCCACTGGAACCAGCACCGTGCGAAGGCGTGA
- a CDS encoding lytic polysaccharide monooxygenase, with translation MPARSRRRTAVRIAAVGLGPLAVAAYAAGPAGAHGSMTDPVSRVAACYAEGPESPKSAACKAAVAASGAQAFYDWNAVNIANAAGKSKSLIPDGQLCSAGNGKYKGLDLARADWPASPMTSGAHTFRYKGTAPHRGSFELYVTKDGYDPSKPLKWSDLEPAPFAKVTDPGMQNGDYVFTGTVPKKSGRHLIYSVWQRSDSPEAFYTCSDVVFGRQGDGGSSGTGAAAPSTVPSAAGRPSNAPSTAPTAEAPTDQQIADGAGKSSVEHNGHGDNDPKTNGSAAGTPIAGAPIAAAPSAAAPSPAGAKGDNLAETGGSGATPAIAIAGAGALAVGAAVLFALARRRVTAGRHGR, from the coding sequence ATGCCCGCACGCAGCCGCCGCCGCACCGCCGTCCGTATCGCCGCCGTGGGACTGGGCCCGCTCGCGGTGGCCGCGTACGCCGCCGGGCCCGCGGGGGCCCACGGTTCGATGACGGACCCGGTCAGCCGGGTGGCGGCCTGCTACGCGGAGGGTCCGGAGTCGCCGAAGTCGGCGGCGTGCAAGGCGGCCGTCGCGGCGAGCGGGGCGCAGGCGTTCTACGACTGGAACGCCGTGAACATCGCCAACGCGGCCGGCAAGAGCAAGTCCCTGATTCCCGACGGGCAACTGTGCTCGGCGGGCAACGGGAAGTACAAGGGCCTGGACCTGGCCCGCGCCGACTGGCCGGCGAGCCCGATGACCTCCGGCGCGCACACCTTCCGCTACAAGGGCACCGCCCCGCACCGGGGTTCCTTCGAGCTGTACGTGACGAAGGACGGCTACGACCCGTCGAAGCCGCTGAAGTGGTCGGACCTGGAGCCGGCTCCGTTCGCGAAGGTCACCGACCCGGGCATGCAGAACGGCGACTACGTCTTCACCGGGACGGTGCCGAAGAAGAGCGGCCGCCACCTGATCTACAGCGTCTGGCAGCGCTCGGACAGCCCGGAAGCCTTCTACACCTGCTCGGACGTGGTCTTCGGCCGCCAGGGCGATGGAGGCAGTAGCGGTACGGGGGCCGCCGCCCCGAGTACGGTTCCCAGTGCGGCCGGCCGGCCGAGCAACGCGCCGAGCACCGCGCCCACCGCCGAGGCGCCGACGGACCAGCAGATCGCCGACGGGGCCGGCAAGTCCTCGGTGGAGCACAACGGGCACGGGGACAACGACCCCAAGACCAACGGCTCGGCCGCCGGCACGCCGATCGCCGGCGCCCCGATCGCCGCCGCGCCGTCCGCCGCCGCGCCGTCCCCGGCCGGGGCCAAGGGCGACAATCTGGCGGAGACCGGCGGCAGCGGCGCCACCCCGGCGATCGCGATCGCCGGGGCCGGCGCCCTGGCCGTCGGTGCGGCCGTGCTGTTCGCGCTGGCCCGCCGCCGGGTGACGGCGGGCCGACACGGCCGCTGA
- a CDS encoding alpha/beta fold hydrolase — MLPWRRLLRPLAVLTLAAAAVMAPTGAAQAASAPSSGWNDWSCKPSAAHPRPVVLVHGTFGNSVDNWLGFAPYLVNRGYCVYSLDYGQLPGVPFFHGLGPIDKSAGQLATFVDKVRTATGAPKVDIVGHSQGGMMPRYYLKFLGGADKVNALVGLAPDNHGTTLLGLTKLLPYFPGAEDLISSATPGLADQIAGSPFQTKLNEGGDTVPGVKYTVIATRYDEVVTPYRTQFLDGPNVRNVLLQDLCGLDLSEHVTIGLTDRIAWHEALNALDPAHAERTTCASVFD; from the coding sequence ATGCTGCCCTGGAGACGCCTGCTCCGTCCGTTGGCCGTACTCACCCTCGCCGCGGCGGCCGTCATGGCCCCCACCGGCGCCGCGCAGGCCGCCTCGGCGCCGAGCAGCGGCTGGAACGACTGGTCCTGCAAGCCGTCCGCCGCGCACCCGCGCCCCGTCGTCCTCGTCCACGGGACTTTCGGCAACTCAGTCGACAACTGGCTGGGTTTCGCGCCCTACCTCGTCAACCGCGGCTACTGCGTCTACTCCCTCGACTACGGGCAACTGCCCGGCGTCCCCTTCTTCCACGGGCTCGGCCCCATCGACAAGTCCGCCGGCCAGCTCGCGACCTTCGTCGACAAGGTCCGCACCGCCACCGGCGCCCCGAAGGTCGACATCGTCGGCCACTCGCAGGGCGGCATGATGCCGCGCTACTACCTCAAGTTCCTCGGCGGCGCCGACAAGGTCAACGCCCTCGTCGGACTCGCCCCCGACAACCACGGCACCACCCTGCTCGGCCTGACCAAGCTCCTGCCCTACTTCCCCGGCGCCGAGGACCTCATCAGCTCCGCCACCCCCGGCCTCGCCGACCAGATCGCCGGCTCGCCCTTCCAGACGAAGCTGAACGAGGGCGGCGACACCGTGCCCGGCGTGAAGTACACGGTCATCGCCACCCGCTACGACGAGGTGGTCACCCCGTACCGGACGCAATTCCTCGACGGGCCGAACGTACGCAACGTGCTGCTCCAGGACCTGTGCGGGCTGGACCTCTCCGAGCACGTGACCATCGGCCTGACCGACCGGATCGCCTGGCACGAGGCGCTCAACGCCCTCGACCCGGCCCACGCGGAACGAACCACCTGCGCGTCGGTCTTCGACTGA
- a CDS encoding acyl-CoA dehydrogenase family protein: MQSHPGAGTALATPPALAADPLVAAVLRTAVEVLRPRAEDTARSGVPASHLDALAACGAYGLVGYGPAADSGLTPRQVTREVHEVLAAVDPSTWFVWTQHVPLAKGLLKAAGPAGERLREAWLPALTGGRLRPTAGFAFLRHPRPPVTAERVSGGWRLTGRVPWVTGWGLADSLFVGAVTGADEVVFALVDCEPGNGLEAVAGAPLWAMDGTHTAAVELRDVHVPDARVLGREPRADWIRAYDEENADAQPAVFGQLRATADYLLRSTPYEELGLRVARKAAALRAEAYGLRDELPPGEGAEARLRLRAAALDLAVRAAATCVAAAGGRAIQYGHTAGRLSREAQFHLIQAQTTPLRTETAHRILADLDD; the protein is encoded by the coding sequence GTGCAGAGCCATCCGGGTGCCGGAACCGCCCTGGCCACCCCGCCCGCCCTGGCGGCCGACCCGCTGGTCGCGGCCGTGCTGCGGACCGCCGTGGAGGTGTTGCGGCCGCGGGCGGAGGACACCGCGCGGTCGGGAGTGCCCGCCTCGCACCTGGACGCGTTGGCGGCGTGCGGCGCGTACGGCCTGGTCGGCTACGGGCCGGCGGCCGACAGCGGGCTCACGCCGCGTCAGGTGACGCGGGAGGTGCACGAGGTGCTGGCGGCGGTGGACCCGTCGACGTGGTTCGTGTGGACGCAGCACGTGCCGCTGGCCAAGGGGCTGCTGAAGGCCGCCGGTCCGGCGGGCGAGCGGCTGCGCGAGGCCTGGCTGCCGGCGTTGACGGGCGGGAGGCTGCGGCCCACGGCCGGTTTCGCGTTCCTGCGCCATCCGCGTCCGCCGGTGACGGCGGAGCGGGTCTCCGGCGGGTGGCGGCTCACGGGGCGGGTGCCGTGGGTGACGGGCTGGGGGTTGGCGGACAGCCTGTTCGTGGGGGCCGTCACCGGGGCCGACGAGGTGGTGTTCGCCTTGGTCGACTGTGAGCCGGGCAACGGGCTGGAGGCCGTCGCGGGCGCCCCGTTGTGGGCGATGGACGGTACGCACACGGCCGCCGTGGAGCTGCGCGACGTCCACGTACCCGACGCCCGGGTGCTGGGGCGCGAGCCCCGGGCCGACTGGATCCGGGCGTACGACGAGGAGAACGCGGACGCCCAGCCGGCCGTCTTCGGCCAGCTCCGCGCCACCGCCGACTACCTGCTCCGATCGACCCCGTACGAGGAACTCGGCCTCCGGGTCGCGCGGAAGGCGGCCGCCCTGCGCGCCGAGGCCTACGGGCTGCGGGACGAACTCCCGCCCGGCGAGGGGGCCGAGGCCCGCCTGCGGCTGCGGGCGGCGGCGCTGGACCTGGCCGTACGGGCGGCCGCGACCTGCGTGGCGGCGGCGGGCGGCCGGGCGATCCAGTACGGGCACACGGCGGGCCGGTTGTCACGCGAGGCCCAGTTCCACCTGATCCAGGCCCAGACCACTCCCCTGCGGACGGAGACGGCCCACCGCATCCTGGCCGACCTGGACGACTGA
- the dnaE gene encoding DNA polymerase III subunit alpha yields MRYGASHPERLAERAAERGMDALALTDRDTLAGAVRFAKAAAEAGIRPLFGVDLAVAPAPAEAPAVSPAPGGAGEASYRRRVPVKGGAFVDESAPRALFLARDGAAGWAQLCRMVTAAHARSVRGDGPGGGGSASDPAPATPAAAFDPGSRQPLLPREALGGDGVFVLLGPASDVGRALAAGRPDRAARLLAPWREAYGEALRLEAVHHGRPGTGPGSLRLAARTVGFAAEQGVPAVLANAVRYADPGQGPVADVLDAARRLVPVDPRGPLDSGERWLKDPAAMAWAADRIAEAAGLRPADARRLLARTRETAEACSVDPEDDLGIGSVHFPEARLVGAAHRTAQRVLTSRATAGMVLRGHAHDRAYWDRMHEELDVIAHHGYASYFLTVAQVVDDVREMGIRVAARGSGAGSLVNHLLGIAHADPVANGLLMERFLSRRRRVLPDIDIDVESARRLEVYRRILDRFGAERVATVSMPETYRVRHAVRDVGAALAMDPAAVDRLAKAFPHIRARDARAALAELPELREIREEQRGEHEEAYARMWDLVEALDALPRGIAMHPCGVLLSDASLLARTPVVPTSGEGLPMSPFDKDDVEDLGLLKLDVLGVRMQSAMAHAVAELRRAEGRELDLDDPAQVPPDDGPTYELIRSAETLGCFQIESPGQRDLVGRLQPTAFHDLVVDISLFRPGPVAADMVRPFIEARHGRAPVRFPHPDLADALRETYGVVVFHEQVIEIVHVMTGCGRDEADRVRRGLSDPDSQGRIKAWFAAAATAKGYTPEVIARTWEIVEAFGSYGFCKAHAVAFAVPTYQSAWLKAHHPAAFYAGLLTHDPGMYPKRLLLADARRRGVPVLPLDVNHSAVAHRIELVSGPPERWGLRLGLTDVHGIGEAEALRIEAGRPYASLRDFWERAHPGRPVAERLAQVGALDAFGANRRDLLLHLSELHGAQRAATARGGTQLPLGGGRSTAPVGLPDLTDAERLSAELGVLGMDTSRHLMGDHHAFLTELGVTPARRLRDTAHGRTVLVAGAKAATQTPPIRSGRRVIFTTLDDGTGLVDLAFFDDSQEACAHTVFHSFLLLVRGVVQRRGPQSLSIVGAAAWNLAELAELRGRDGLQAVTARLAEQPHHTRDGVDTGRRIHLPTGYEMNPWADLRPAGDGAATGRKLWHSSPGSAG; encoded by the coding sequence ATGCGCTACGGAGCTTCGCACCCCGAGCGGCTGGCGGAACGAGCCGCCGAGCGGGGCATGGACGCGCTCGCGCTGACCGACCGCGACACCCTCGCGGGCGCGGTGCGGTTCGCGAAGGCCGCCGCCGAGGCCGGGATCCGTCCGCTGTTCGGCGTGGACCTGGCCGTGGCACCCGCCCCGGCGGAAGCGCCGGCCGTGAGCCCCGCGCCGGGCGGGGCCGGTGAGGCCTCGTACCGCCGCCGGGTCCCCGTCAAGGGCGGGGCCTTCGTGGACGAGTCCGCCCCGCGGGCCCTGTTCCTGGCCCGGGACGGCGCCGCCGGCTGGGCGCAGCTGTGCCGGATGGTCACCGCCGCCCACGCCCGGTCCGTTCGGGGGGACGGACCGGGCGGCGGGGGCTCCGCGTCGGACCCCGCCCCGGCCACCCCTGCCGCCGCCTTCGACCCCGGCTCCCGGCAGCCGCTGCTGCCCCGCGAGGCGCTGGGCGGCGACGGGGTGTTCGTCCTGCTCGGCCCCGCCTCCGACGTCGGCCGCGCCCTCGCCGCCGGCCGCCCCGACCGGGCCGCCCGGCTCCTCGCGCCCTGGCGGGAGGCCTACGGCGAAGCCCTGCGTCTGGAGGCCGTCCACCACGGACGCCCCGGCACCGGCCCCGGCTCCCTGCGGCTGGCCGCCCGTACCGTCGGCTTCGCCGCCGAGCAGGGCGTCCCGGCCGTCCTCGCCAACGCCGTCCGCTACGCCGACCCCGGCCAGGGCCCCGTCGCCGACGTCCTCGACGCGGCCCGGCGCCTGGTCCCCGTGGACCCGAGGGGCCCCCTCGACAGCGGGGAACGCTGGCTCAAGGACCCCGCCGCCATGGCGTGGGCCGCCGACCGCATCGCCGAGGCCGCCGGGCTGCGCCCCGCCGACGCCCGCCGGCTGCTCGCCCGTACCCGCGAGACCGCCGAGGCCTGCTCCGTCGACCCGGAGGACGACCTCGGCATCGGCTCCGTGCACTTCCCCGAGGCCCGCCTCGTCGGCGCCGCGCACCGCACCGCCCAGCGGGTCCTCACCTCCCGCGCCACGGCCGGCATGGTGCTGCGCGGCCACGCCCACGACCGCGCGTACTGGGACCGGATGCACGAGGAACTCGACGTCATCGCCCACCACGGCTACGCCTCCTACTTCCTGACGGTCGCCCAGGTCGTGGACGACGTACGGGAGATGGGCATCCGCGTGGCCGCCCGCGGCTCCGGCGCCGGCTCCCTCGTCAACCACCTCCTCGGCATCGCCCACGCCGACCCGGTCGCCAACGGCCTGCTGATGGAACGCTTCCTCTCCCGCCGTCGCCGCGTCCTGCCCGACATCGACATCGACGTGGAATCCGCCCGCCGCCTGGAGGTCTACCGCCGCATCCTCGACCGCTTCGGCGCCGAACGCGTCGCCACCGTCTCCATGCCCGAGACCTACCGCGTCCGCCACGCCGTCCGCGACGTCGGCGCCGCCCTGGCCATGGACCCGGCCGCCGTCGACCGCCTCGCCAAGGCCTTCCCGCACATCCGCGCCCGCGACGCCCGCGCCGCCCTGGCCGAACTGCCCGAGCTGCGCGAGATCCGCGAGGAGCAGCGGGGGGAGCACGAGGAGGCGTACGCGCGGATGTGGGACCTCGTCGAGGCCCTGGACGCCCTGCCGCGCGGGATCGCCATGCACCCGTGCGGGGTGCTGCTGTCCGACGCCTCGCTGCTCGCCCGTACCCCGGTGGTGCCCACCAGCGGCGAGGGGCTGCCCATGTCCCCGTTCGACAAGGACGACGTGGAGGACCTCGGGCTGCTCAAACTCGACGTGCTGGGCGTGCGGATGCAGTCCGCGATGGCCCACGCCGTCGCCGAACTGCGCCGCGCCGAGGGCCGCGAGCTCGACCTGGACGACCCGGCGCAGGTGCCGCCGGACGACGGGCCCACGTACGAGCTGATCCGCTCCGCCGAGACGCTGGGCTGCTTCCAGATCGAATCCCCCGGCCAACGCGACCTCGTCGGGCGGCTCCAGCCGACCGCCTTCCACGACCTCGTCGTCGACATCTCCCTCTTCCGCCCCGGCCCGGTCGCCGCCGACATGGTGCGCCCCTTCATCGAGGCCCGGCACGGCCGCGCCCCCGTCCGCTTCCCGCACCCCGACCTGGCCGACGCGCTGCGCGAGACCTACGGGGTGGTCGTCTTCCACGAACAGGTCATCGAGATCGTGCACGTCATGACCGGCTGCGGACGCGACGAGGCCGACCGGGTGCGGCGCGGGCTGTCCGACCCGGACTCCCAGGGCCGGATCAAGGCCTGGTTCGCGGCCGCCGCCACCGCGAAGGGCTACACCCCCGAGGTGATCGCCCGGACCTGGGAGATCGTCGAGGCCTTCGGCAGCTACGGCTTCTGCAAGGCGCACGCCGTGGCCTTCGCCGTCCCCACCTACCAGTCGGCCTGGCTCAAGGCCCACCACCCGGCCGCCTTCTACGCCGGGCTGCTCACCCACGACCCCGGGATGTACCCCAAGCGGCTGCTGCTCGCGGACGCCCGCCGGCGCGGCGTACCGGTCCTGCCGCTGGACGTGAACCACTCGGCGGTCGCCCACCGCATCGAACTGGTGTCCGGTCCGCCGGAGCGCTGGGGCCTGCGCCTCGGCCTCACCGACGTCCACGGCATCGGCGAGGCCGAAGCCCTGCGCATCGAGGCCGGCAGGCCCTACGCCTCCCTGCGCGACTTCTGGGAACGCGCCCACCCCGGCCGCCCCGTCGCCGAACGCCTCGCCCAGGTCGGAGCCCTCGACGCCTTCGGCGCGAACCGCCGTGACCTGCTGCTGCACCTGAGCGAACTCCACGGCGCCCAGCGCGCCGCCACCGCCCGGGGCGGCACCCAACTCCCCCTCGGCGGCGGCCGCTCCACCGCCCCCGTCGGCCTGCCCGACCTCACCGACGCCGAACGGCTCAGCGCCGAACTCGGTGTCCTCGGCATGGACACCTCGCGCCACCTGATGGGCGACCACCACGCCTTCCTCACCGAACTCGGCGTCACCCCGGCCCGCCGACTGCGCGACACCGCGCACGGCCGGACCGTCCTCGTCGCCGGCGCCAAGGCCGCCACCCAGACCCCGCCGATCCGCTCCGGCCGCCGCGTCATCTTCACCACCCTCGACGACGGCACCGGCCTGGTCGACCTGGCCTTCTTCGACGACAGCCAGGAAGCCTGCGCGCACACCGTCTTCCACTCCTTCCTGCTGCTCGTACGGGGAGTCGTGCAGCGACGCGGCCCGCAGAGCCTCAGCATCGTCGGAGCCGCCGCCTGGAACCTCGCCGAACTCGCCGAACTGCGCGGGCGCGACGGCCTCCAAGCCGTCACCGCCCGCCTCGCCGAACAGCCGCACCACACCCGGGACGGCGTCGACACCGGCCGCCGCATCCACCTCCCGACCGGCTACGAGATGAACCCCTGGGCCGACCTCCGCCCCGCCGGCGACGGCGCCGCGACCGGACGCAAGCTCTGGCACTCCAGCCCCGGGAGCGCCGGATGA
- a CDS encoding DUF3533 domain-containing protein, with translation MTQPQRSTDAGPPGGFLAEVKDAVTTRAALLVVGVLALQLAFVTSYIGAFHHPKPHEIPIAVAAPVGQVAERSARQLADLPGTPLDPRVVADEAAALRQIRDRDVDGALIIDPTGTSDRLLVASGAGASLSQALEEVVGRAETARGRQVRVVDVAPADRGDSRGLSSFYLVVGWCVGGYLCAAILAISAGARPANAARAVIRLGALLVYSLAAGLLGAVVAGPVLGALPGSLVALWGLGALVVFAVGAVTLAFQGLAGVVGIGLAILLIVVFGNPSAGGAYAYPLLPPFWSAIGPALPPGAGTYAARSVAYFRGNGTAGPMLVLAAWAVVGAAITVACAVRRRGRPGAAVGSGPPDDSPAAP, from the coding sequence ATGACCCAGCCCCAGCGCAGCACCGACGCCGGCCCGCCCGGCGGCTTCCTCGCCGAGGTCAAGGACGCCGTGACCACCCGGGCCGCGCTGCTGGTGGTGGGCGTCCTGGCCCTCCAGCTGGCCTTCGTCACCTCCTACATCGGCGCCTTCCACCACCCGAAGCCGCACGAGATCCCGATCGCGGTGGCCGCCCCCGTCGGCCAGGTCGCCGAACGGTCCGCGCGGCAGCTCGCCGACCTGCCCGGCACGCCGCTCGACCCCCGCGTGGTCGCGGACGAGGCCGCGGCGCTCCGACAGATCCGCGACCGGGACGTCGACGGGGCGCTGATCATCGATCCGACCGGGACGAGCGACCGCCTGCTCGTGGCGAGCGGCGCCGGAGCCTCCCTCTCCCAGGCCCTGGAGGAGGTCGTCGGCCGGGCGGAGACGGCGCGGGGGCGTCAGGTGCGGGTCGTCGACGTGGCCCCGGCCGACCGGGGCGACAGCCGCGGGCTGAGCTCCTTCTACCTGGTCGTCGGCTGGTGCGTGGGCGGCTACCTGTGCGCCGCGATCCTCGCGATCAGCGCCGGCGCCCGGCCCGCCAACGCGGCCCGCGCCGTCATCCGACTCGGCGCGCTGCTGGTCTACTCCCTCGCCGCCGGGCTGCTCGGCGCGGTCGTCGCCGGTCCGGTCCTGGGCGCCCTGCCCGGTTCCCTCGTGGCACTGTGGGGGCTCGGCGCCCTGGTCGTCTTCGCCGTCGGCGCGGTGACCCTGGCCTTCCAGGGGCTGGCGGGCGTGGTCGGCATCGGCCTGGCGATCCTGCTGATCGTGGTGTTCGGCAACCCGAGCGCGGGCGGCGCCTACGCGTATCCGCTGCTGCCGCCGTTCTGGAGCGCCATCGGCCCGGCGCTGCCGCCGGGGGCGGGGACGTACGCCGCGCGCTCCGTCGCCTACTTCCGGGGCAACGGCACGGCCGGCCCGATGCTGGTGCTGGCCGCCTGGGCGGTGGTCGGCGCCGCGATCACCGTGGCCTGCGCGGTCCGGCGCCGGGGCCGTCCCGGCGCCGCCGTGGGCAGCGGCCCGCCCGACGACTCCCCCGCCGCCCCTTGA